One stretch of Macaca nemestrina isolate mMacNem1 chromosome 17, mMacNem.hap1, whole genome shotgun sequence DNA includes these proteins:
- the LOC105468807 gene encoding acyl-CoA-binding domain-containing protein 4 isoform X3 → MGTERESPEPDCQKQFQAAVSVIQNLPKNGSYRPSYEEMLRFYSYYKQATMGPCLVPRPGFWDPIGRYKWDAWNSLGKMSREEAMSAYITEMKLVAQKVIDTVPLGEVAEDMFGYFEPLYQVIPDMPRPPETFLRRVAGWKEQVVNGDAGAVSEPPCLPKEPAPPSPESHPPRDLDSEVFCDSLEQLEPELGWAEQQAASGGKRDPRNSPVPPTEKEGSTARPQELDVWLLGTVRALQESMQEVQARVQSLESMPRPPEQRPQPRPSARPWPLGLPGPTLLFFLLWPFVVQWLFRMFRTQKR, encoded by the exons ATGGGCACCGAGAGAGAAAGCCCAGAGCCCGACTGCCAGAAacagtttcaggctgcagtgagcgtcATCCAGAACCTGCCTAAGAACG GTTCTTACCGCCCCTCCTATGAAGAGATGCTGCGATTCTACAGTTACTACAAGCAGGCCACCATGGGGCCCTGCCTGGTCCCCCGGCCTGGATTCTGGGACCCCATTGGACGATATAAGTG GGACGCCTGGAACAGTCTGGGCAAGATGAGCAGGGAGGAGGCCATGTCTGCCTACATCACTGAAATGAAACTGGTGGCACAGAAG GTGATCGACACAGTGCCCCTGGGTGAGGTGGCAGAGGACATGTTTGGTTACTTCGAGCCCCTGTACCAGGTGATCCCTGACATGCCGAGGCCCCCAGAGACCTTCCTGAGAAGGGTCGCAG GTTGGAAAGAGCAGGTTGTGAATGGAGATGCTGGGGCTGTTTCagagcctccctgcctccccaagGAACCGGCACCCCCAAGCCCAG AGTCCCATCCACCCAGAGACCTGGACTCCGAGGTTTTCTGTGATTCCCTGGAGCAGCTGGAGCCTGAGCTG GGTTGGGCAGAGCAGCAGGCAGCATCTGGAGGAAAGCGTGATCCCAGGAACAGCCCCGTGCCCCCTACAGAGAAAG AGGGGAGCACAGCACGGCCCCAGGAGTTGGACGTGTGGCTGCTGGGGACAGTTCGAGCACTACAGGAGAGCATGCAGGAGGTGCAGGCGAGGGTGCAGAGCCTGGAGAGCATGCCCCGGCCCCCTGAGCAG AGGCCGCAGCCCAGGCCCAGTGCTCGGCCATGGCCCCTTGGGCTCCCGGGGCCCACGCTGCTGTTCTTCCTCCTGTGGCCTTTCGTCGTCCAGTGGCTCTTCCGAATGTTTCGGACCCAAAAGAGGTGA
- the LOC105468807 gene encoding acyl-CoA-binding domain-containing protein 4 isoform X2, giving the protein MGTERESPEPDCQKQFQAAVSVIQNLPKNGSYRPSYEEMLRFYSYYKQATMGPCLVPRPGFWDPIGRYKWDAWNSLGKMSREEAMSAYITEMKLVAQKVIDTVPLGEVAEDMFGYFEPLYQVIPDMPRPPETFLRRVAGWKEQVVNGDAGAVSEPPCLPKEPAPPSPESHPPRDLDSEVFCDSLEQLEPELQGWAEQQAASGGKRDPRNSPVPPTEKEGSTARPQELDVWLLGTVRALQESMQEVQARVQSLESMPRPPEQRPQPRPSARPWPLGLPGPTLLFFLLWPFVVQWLFRMFRTQKR; this is encoded by the exons ATGGGCACCGAGAGAGAAAGCCCAGAGCCCGACTGCCAGAAacagtttcaggctgcagtgagcgtcATCCAGAACCTGCCTAAGAACG GTTCTTACCGCCCCTCCTATGAAGAGATGCTGCGATTCTACAGTTACTACAAGCAGGCCACCATGGGGCCCTGCCTGGTCCCCCGGCCTGGATTCTGGGACCCCATTGGACGATATAAGTG GGACGCCTGGAACAGTCTGGGCAAGATGAGCAGGGAGGAGGCCATGTCTGCCTACATCACTGAAATGAAACTGGTGGCACAGAAG GTGATCGACACAGTGCCCCTGGGTGAGGTGGCAGAGGACATGTTTGGTTACTTCGAGCCCCTGTACCAGGTGATCCCTGACATGCCGAGGCCCCCAGAGACCTTCCTGAGAAGGGTCGCAG GTTGGAAAGAGCAGGTTGTGAATGGAGATGCTGGGGCTGTTTCagagcctccctgcctccccaagGAACCGGCACCCCCAAGCCCAG AGTCCCATCCACCCAGAGACCTGGACTCCGAGGTTTTCTGTGATTCCCTGGAGCAGCTGGAGCCTGAGCTG CAGGGTTGGGCAGAGCAGCAGGCAGCATCTGGAGGAAAGCGTGATCCCAGGAACAGCCCCGTGCCCCCTACAGAGAAAG AGGGGAGCACAGCACGGCCCCAGGAGTTGGACGTGTGGCTGCTGGGGACAGTTCGAGCACTACAGGAGAGCATGCAGGAGGTGCAGGCGAGGGTGCAGAGCCTGGAGAGCATGCCCCGGCCCCCTGAGCAG AGGCCGCAGCCCAGGCCCAGTGCTCGGCCATGGCCCCTTGGGCTCCCGGGGCCCACGCTGCTGTTCTTCCTCCTGTGGCCTTTCGTCGTCCAGTGGCTCTTCCGAATGTTTCGGACCCAAAAGAGGTGA
- the LOC105468807 gene encoding acyl-CoA-binding domain-containing protein 4 isoform X5 yields MGTERESPEPDCQKQFQAAVSVIQNLPKNGSYRPSYEEMLRFYSYYKQATMGPCLVPRPGFWDPIGRYKWDAWNSLGKMSREEAMSAYITEMKLVAQKSPIHPETWTPRFSVIPWSSWSLSWVGQSSRQHLEESVIPGTAPCPLQRKRGAQHGPRSWTCGCWGQFEHYRRACRRCRRGCRAWRACPGPLSRGRSPGPVLGHGPLGSRGPRCCSSSCGLSSSSGSSECFGPKRGDCHWRGLCSQLRLSCVP; encoded by the exons ATGGGCACCGAGAGAGAAAGCCCAGAGCCCGACTGCCAGAAacagtttcaggctgcagtgagcgtcATCCAGAACCTGCCTAAGAACG GTTCTTACCGCCCCTCCTATGAAGAGATGCTGCGATTCTACAGTTACTACAAGCAGGCCACCATGGGGCCCTGCCTGGTCCCCCGGCCTGGATTCTGGGACCCCATTGGACGATATAAGTG GGACGCCTGGAACAGTCTGGGCAAGATGAGCAGGGAGGAGGCCATGTCTGCCTACATCACTGAAATGAAACTGGTGGCACAGAAG AGTCCCATCCACCCAGAGACCTGGACTCCGAGGTTTTCTGTGATTCCCTGGAGCAGCTGGAGCCTGAGCTG GGTTGGGCAGAGCAGCAGGCAGCATCTGGAGGAAAGCGTGATCCCAGGAACAGCCCCGTGCCCCCTACAGAGAAAG AGGGGAGCACAGCACGGCCCCAGGAGTTGGACGTGTGGCTGCTGGGGACAGTTCGAGCACTACAGGAGAGCATGCAGGAGGTGCAGGCGAGGGTGCAGAGCCTGGAGAGCATGCCCCGGCCCCCTGAGCAG AGGCCGCAGCCCAGGCCCAGTGCTCGGCCATGGCCCCTTGGGCTCCCGGGGCCCACGCTGCTGTTCTTCCTCCTGTGGCCTTTCGTCGTCCAGTGGCTCTTCCGAATGTTTCGGACCCAAAAGAGGTGACTGTCATTGGAGGGGTCTCTGCAGCCAACTGAGACTATCTTGTGTGCCATGA
- the LOC105468807 gene encoding acyl-CoA-binding domain-containing protein 4 isoform X4, translating to MGTERESPEPDCQKQFQAAVSVIQNLPKNGSYRPSYEEMLRFYSYYKQATMGPCLVPRPGFWDPIGRYKWDAWNSLGKMSREEAMSAYITEMKLVAQKSPIHPETWTPRFSVIPWSSWSLSCRVGQSSRQHLEESVIPGTAPCPLQRKRGAQHGPRSWTCGCWGQFEHYRRACRRCRRGCRAWRACPGPLSRGRSPGPVLGHGPLGSRGPRCCSSSCGLSSSSGSSECFGPKRGDCHWRGLCSQLRLSCVP from the exons ATGGGCACCGAGAGAGAAAGCCCAGAGCCCGACTGCCAGAAacagtttcaggctgcagtgagcgtcATCCAGAACCTGCCTAAGAACG GTTCTTACCGCCCCTCCTATGAAGAGATGCTGCGATTCTACAGTTACTACAAGCAGGCCACCATGGGGCCCTGCCTGGTCCCCCGGCCTGGATTCTGGGACCCCATTGGACGATATAAGTG GGACGCCTGGAACAGTCTGGGCAAGATGAGCAGGGAGGAGGCCATGTCTGCCTACATCACTGAAATGAAACTGGTGGCACAGAAG AGTCCCATCCACCCAGAGACCTGGACTCCGAGGTTTTCTGTGATTCCCTGGAGCAGCTGGAGCCTGAGCTG CAGGGTTGGGCAGAGCAGCAGGCAGCATCTGGAGGAAAGCGTGATCCCAGGAACAGCCCCGTGCCCCCTACAGAGAAAG AGGGGAGCACAGCACGGCCCCAGGAGTTGGACGTGTGGCTGCTGGGGACAGTTCGAGCACTACAGGAGAGCATGCAGGAGGTGCAGGCGAGGGTGCAGAGCCTGGAGAGCATGCCCCGGCCCCCTGAGCAG AGGCCGCAGCCCAGGCCCAGTGCTCGGCCATGGCCCCTTGGGCTCCCGGGGCCCACGCTGCTGTTCTTCCTCCTGTGGCCTTTCGTCGTCCAGTGGCTCTTCCGAATGTTTCGGACCCAAAAGAGGTGACTGTCATTGGAGGGGTCTCTGCAGCCAACTGAGACTATCTTGTGTGCCATGA
- the LOC105468807 gene encoding acyl-CoA-binding domain-containing protein 4 isoform X1 has protein sequence MGTERESPEPDCQKQFQAAVSVIQNLPKNGSYRPSYEEMLRFYSYYKQATMGPCLVPRPGFWDPIGRYKWDAWNSLGKMSREEAMSAYITEMKLVAQKVIDTVPLGEVAEDMFGYFEPLYQVIPDMPRPPETFLRRVAGWKEQVVNGDAGAVSEPPCLPKEPAPPSPESHPPRDLDSEVFCDSLEQLEPELVRPVPIPLFPTLLCSHSHPQPSDSSQQGWAEQQAASGGKRDPRNSPVPPTEKEGSTARPQELDVWLLGTVRALQESMQEVQARVQSLESMPRPPEQRPQPRPSARPWPLGLPGPTLLFFLLWPFVVQWLFRMFRTQKR, from the exons ATGGGCACCGAGAGAGAAAGCCCAGAGCCCGACTGCCAGAAacagtttcaggctgcagtgagcgtcATCCAGAACCTGCCTAAGAACG GTTCTTACCGCCCCTCCTATGAAGAGATGCTGCGATTCTACAGTTACTACAAGCAGGCCACCATGGGGCCCTGCCTGGTCCCCCGGCCTGGATTCTGGGACCCCATTGGACGATATAAGTG GGACGCCTGGAACAGTCTGGGCAAGATGAGCAGGGAGGAGGCCATGTCTGCCTACATCACTGAAATGAAACTGGTGGCACAGAAG GTGATCGACACAGTGCCCCTGGGTGAGGTGGCAGAGGACATGTTTGGTTACTTCGAGCCCCTGTACCAGGTGATCCCTGACATGCCGAGGCCCCCAGAGACCTTCCTGAGAAGGGTCGCAG GTTGGAAAGAGCAGGTTGTGAATGGAGATGCTGGGGCTGTTTCagagcctccctgcctccccaagGAACCGGCACCCCCAAGCCCAG AGTCCCATCCACCCAGAGACCTGGACTCCGAGGTTTTCTGTGATTCCCTGGAGCAGCTGGAGCCTGAGCTGGTGAGACCAGTCCCCATTCCCCTTTTTCCCACTCTGCTGtgctcccactcccaccctcagCCCTCTGACTCATCTCAGCAGGGTTGGGCAGAGCAGCAGGCAGCATCTGGAGGAAAGCGTGATCCCAGGAACAGCCCCGTGCCCCCTACAGAGAAAG AGGGGAGCACAGCACGGCCCCAGGAGTTGGACGTGTGGCTGCTGGGGACAGTTCGAGCACTACAGGAGAGCATGCAGGAGGTGCAGGCGAGGGTGCAGAGCCTGGAGAGCATGCCCCGGCCCCCTGAGCAG AGGCCGCAGCCCAGGCCCAGTGCTCGGCCATGGCCCCTTGGGCTCCCGGGGCCCACGCTGCTGTTCTTCCTCCTGTGGCCTTTCGTCGTCCAGTGGCTCTTCCGAATGTTTCGGACCCAAAAGAGGTGA